One region of Ignavibacteriota bacterium genomic DNA includes:
- a CDS encoding aminopeptidase, with product MKTELYNAALIAVRDCMGVKKNEKVLIVTDEPLRTIGYALWQATKDLGNEVLLVEMLPRKTNGEEPPEEVAALMKVADVVLCPTSKSLTHTDSRRAASERGIRVGTLPGVTEEIMIRCMNADYNRIAERTFKLCELMEKTETIKVKAPRGTDISMPIKGRKAHASSGLFKEKGQWGNLPTGEAYLAPVEGASNGVVVVDGSMASVGMVHEPIRIVVEDGYATEITGGVEAKRLIELLEPHGKDGRTVAEFGIGTNDKAILSGKILEDEKVMGTIHIAFGDNKSMGGSVRVASHLDGLIKEPTVWFDDLMIMKDGKFVVEV from the coding sequence TTGTCACCGACGAACCGTTGCGGACAATCGGCTATGCGCTTTGGCAAGCAACAAAAGATTTGGGAAACGAAGTCTTGCTGGTGGAAATGCTTCCGCGGAAAACGAACGGGGAAGAACCGCCGGAAGAAGTTGCCGCGTTGATGAAAGTTGCCGATGTTGTTCTCTGCCCGACTTCGAAATCGTTGACGCATACAGATTCACGGCGCGCGGCAAGTGAACGGGGAATTCGTGTCGGAACATTGCCCGGCGTGACGGAGGAAATAATGATTCGTTGCATGAACGCGGATTACAATCGCATTGCCGAACGAACGTTCAAATTATGTGAGTTAATGGAAAAGACCGAGACAATCAAGGTGAAAGCGCCGCGGGGAACGGATATTTCAATGCCGATCAAAGGAAGAAAAGCACACGCAAGTTCCGGATTGTTTAAAGAAAAAGGACAGTGGGGAAATCTGCCGACTGGTGAAGCATATCTCGCTCCCGTGGAAGGAGCTTCCAATGGCGTTGTCGTTGTTGATGGTTCAATGGCTTCTGTCGGAATGGTACATGAACCGATACGAATTGTTGTGGAAGATGGTTATGCAACCGAAATAACGGGCGGAGTAGAAGCGAAACGTTTGATTGAACTTCTGGAACCGCATGGAAAGGACGGGCGTACTGTTGCCGAGTTTGGAATCGGGACGAATGATAAAGCAATACTTTCAGGAAAGATTCTCGAAGATGAAAAAGTGATGGGAACAATTCACATTGCGTTTGGAGATAATAAATCAATGGGCGGTTCGGTACGCGTGGCAAGCCATCTCGACGGACTTATCAAAGAGCCGACTGTCTGGTTTGATGATTTAATGATTATGAAAGATGGAAAGTTTGTTGTTGAGGTTTGA